The following proteins are co-located in the Deinococcus metallilatus genome:
- a CDS encoding methylmalonyl-CoA mutase family protein codes for MKTKNEWMQSVYQPATQKFPERKYNFKNLSDMDPEPIYTVDDLKDWDAERDLGYPGEFPYTRGVQPSVYRGKLWTMRMFAGFGSAEQTNERFHALLKAGQTGLSTAFDLPTLMGYDSDHPFSKGEVGKCGVAVSSLADMEILFRGIDPEAVTTSMTINSPANAIWAMYIANAQKQGKDLTRIGGTIQNDILKEFIAQKEFIYPPSPSVKLVIDTFEWGPRVVPKWNFISVSGYHIREAGATGVQELAFTLADGFHYVEKALERGLDIDEFAPRISFFWDIHNDFFEEIAKLRAARRIWARQMRDRYGAKNPRSWMLRTHSQTAGVSLPAQQPLNNIARVAIQALAAVLGGTQSLHTDAFDEALALPTEEAATIALRTQQIIAYETGVAGVVDPLAGSYYVEKLTNDIEAAAMGYIEQIRALGGVEAGIESGFFQLEMAEAAYRYQREVETKDRIIVGVNEFVQDAVEVPIQLIDPQVERVQEARLAQVRRERDPKRVEAALGALRDAAVTGANTMPAFLESAHAYATLGEQMDTLKKVYGEYVEPVLV; via the coding sequence ATGAAAACCAAGAACGAGTGGATGCAGAGCGTCTACCAGCCCGCCACCCAGAAGTTCCCCGAGCGCAAGTACAACTTCAAGAACCTGTCCGATATGGACCCCGAGCCGATCTACACGGTGGACGACCTGAAGGACTGGGACGCCGAGCGGGACCTGGGCTACCCCGGCGAGTTCCCCTACACGCGCGGCGTGCAGCCCAGCGTCTACCGCGGCAAGCTCTGGACCATGCGGATGTTCGCGGGCTTCGGCAGCGCCGAGCAGACGAACGAACGCTTCCACGCACTGCTGAAGGCCGGGCAGACGGGCTTATCGACCGCCTTCGACCTCCCCACGCTGATGGGCTACGACTCTGACCACCCCTTCAGCAAGGGCGAGGTCGGCAAGTGTGGCGTGGCGGTGTCCTCACTGGCGGACATGGAAATCCTGTTCCGGGGGATCGACCCCGAAGCGGTCACCACCTCCATGACCATCAACAGCCCCGCGAACGCGATCTGGGCCATGTACATCGCCAACGCCCAGAAGCAGGGCAAGGACCTGACGAGGATCGGCGGGACCATCCAGAACGACATCCTCAAGGAGTTCATCGCGCAGAAGGAGTTCATCTACCCGCCTTCTCCCAGCGTGAAACTCGTGATCGATACCTTCGAGTGGGGACCCCGCGTGGTGCCGAAGTGGAACTTCATCTCGGTCAGCGGCTACCACATCCGCGAGGCGGGGGCGACGGGCGTGCAGGAACTCGCCTTCACGCTGGCGGACGGCTTCCACTACGTCGAAAAGGCGCTGGAGCGGGGGCTGGACATCGACGAGTTCGCGCCGCGCATCTCCTTCTTCTGGGACATCCACAACGACTTCTTCGAGGAGATCGCCAAGCTGCGCGCCGCCCGCCGCATCTGGGCGCGGCAGATGCGCGACCGCTACGGGGCGAAGAATCCCCGCTCTTGGATGCTCCGCACGCACTCGCAGACCGCCGGGGTCAGCCTGCCCGCGCAGCAGCCGCTCAACAACATCGCCCGTGTGGCGATTCAGGCCCTCGCCGCCGTGCTGGGCGGGACGCAGAGCCTCCACACCGACGCCTTCGACGAGGCGCTGGCCCTGCCGACTGAGGAGGCCGCGACCATCGCCCTGCGGACGCAGCAGATCATCGCCTATGAAACGGGCGTGGCGGGCGTCGTCGATCCCCTCGCGGGCAGCTACTACGTCGAGAAGCTGACGAACGATATCGAGGCCGCCGCGATGGGCTACATCGAGCAGATTCGCGCGCTGGGCGGTGTGGAAGCGGGCATCGAGAGCGGCTTCTTCCAGCTTGAAATGGCGGAAGCCGCCTACCGCTACCAGCGCGAGGTGGAAACCAAGGACCGCATCATCGTGGGCGTGAACGAATTCGTCCAGGACGCGGTGGAGGTGCCGATCCAACTGATCGACCCCCAAGTCGAGCGCGTGCAGGAAGCCCGGCTGGCCCAGGTGCGCCGCGAGCGCGACCCCAAGCGCGTGGAGGCGGCCCTGGGCGCCCTGCGCGACGCCGCCGTCACGGGTGCCAACACCATGCCCGCCTTCCTGGAAAGTGCCCACGCCTACGCCACCCTGGGCGAACAGATGGACACGCTGAAGAAGGTGTACGGGGAATACGTGGAGCCGGTGCTGGTGTGA